GCCGCCGTCTTCGCCGCCGCGCCGGCCGACGCCGCGCTGCCCGGCGAGGCGCGCTACGCGATCGACTGCGTGCCCGGCGACACGGGCACGCTGGGCGACTGGCTGCGCACGAGGCTCGCGCTGCGCGGCTTCGAGGAAGACGCCGCCCGCCCTACGCTGCGCCTGTGCTTCAGGGTGAACGAAGTGCAGCGCGTGGTGCCCGACCAGCACTGGAGCTGGAGCTGGGGGTGGGGCATCGGCGCCGGCCACCACCGGCATGGCGGCTTCGGCGGCGTGATCTGGGACACGCCGGTGTATTCGCGGGTCGAGACCGCGCGCGAGGTGGTGCTGACCGCCACCCGCCCGGGCGCCGGCGCGCCATACTGGGAAGACCGTGAACCGCTGTCCGGGCGCGGCAAGGCGCCGATCGAGGCCGCGCTGCGCAGGCTGATCGAGCGGCTGCCCGCGCCGCACTACTGACCCCCCGCCTTGAGGACACGCCGATGAGCACCGCGCCATTCGTCTACGTCAGCTATATCGCGACCACGCCGGAGCAGCTCCATTCGGCGCTGACCGACCCCGAGGAGACGCGCCTCTACTGGGGACACCACCGCAACGTGTCCGACTGGGCCGTCGGCTCGCCGTGGCGGCACGAGGACTACAAGCACCACGACGTGGTCGACGTCGTCGGCACCGTGCTCGAGAACACGCCGCCGCGCCGGCTGGTGCTGTCGTGGGCCTTCCCCGCCGACGCCGACGATCCGGCGAAGCACTCGCGCGTCGCC
This DNA window, taken from Crenobacter cavernae, encodes the following:
- a CDS encoding SRPBCC family protein, giving the protein MSTAPFVYVSYIATTPEQLHSALTDPEETRLYWGHHRNVSDWAVGSPWRHEDYKHHDVVDVVGTVLENTPPRRLVLSWAFPADADDPAKHSRVAFDVEPYFDLVRLTVTHDGLEPDSPMLNGAMQGWPMVLSALKTLLETGQTFAITARRWEHPPE